In a single window of the Mesoplodon densirostris isolate mMesDen1 chromosome 16, mMesDen1 primary haplotype, whole genome shotgun sequence genome:
- the SPNS1 gene encoding protein spinster homolog 1 isoform X2, whose amino-acid sequence MRWAPTRGGIVGGTVARAGAAPETMSGSDTAPFLSQADDTDDGPAPGTPGLPGSMGNPKSEDPEVPDREGLQRITGLSSGRSALIVAVLCYINLLNYMDRFTVAGVLPDIEQFFDIGDSSSGLIQTVFISSYMVLAPVFGYLGDRYNRKYLMCGGIAFWSLVTLGSSFIPRERFWLLLLTRGLVGVGEASYSTIAPTLIADLFVADQRSRMLSVFYFAIPVGSGLGYIAGSKVKDVAGDWHWALRVTPGLGVLAVVLLFLVVREPPRGAVERHSDSPPLNPTSWWADLRALARNPSFILSSLGFTAVAFVTGSLALWAPAFLLRSRVVLGETPPCLPGDSCSSSDSLIFGLITCLTGVLGVGLGVEISRRLRRSNPRADPLVCAAGLLGSSPFLFLSLACARGSIVATYIFIFIGETLLSMNWAIVADILLYVVIPTRRSTAEAFQIVLSHLLGDAGSPYLIGLISDRLRQGWPPSFLSEFRALQFSLMLCAFVGALGGAAFLGAAIFIEGDRRRAQLHVQGLLREAGPADDRIVVPQRGRSTRVPVSSVLI is encoded by the exons ATGCGGTGGGCTCCTACCCGGG GTGGGATCGTCGGTGGGACCGTAGCGCGGGCGGGCGCGGCCCCCGAGACCATGTCCGGGTCCGACACCGCGCCCTTCCTCAGCCAGGCGGATGACACGGACGACGGGCCTGCGCCCGGCACCCCGGGGTTGCCTGGGTCCATGGGGAACCCGAAGTCCGAGGATCCCGAAGTCCCAGACCGGGAGGGACTGCAGCGCATCACGGGCTTGTCTTCGGGCCGTTCGGCTCTCATAGTGGCCGTGCTGTGCTACATCAACCTCCTTAACTACATGGACCGCTTCACCGTGGCTG GCGTCCTTCCGGACATTGAGCAGTTTTTCGACATCGGAGACAGTAGCTCCGGCCTTATCCAGACGG TGTTCATCTCCAGTTACATGGTGTTGGCACCTGTGTTTGGCTACCTGGGTGACAGGTACAATCGGAAGTATCTCATGTGCGGGGGCATTGCCTTCTGGTCCCTGGTGACACTGGGGTCGTCCTTCATCCCCAGAGAG CGATTCTGGCTGCTCCTCCTGACCCGGGGCCTGGTGGGGGTAGGGGAGGCCAGTTACTCCACCATCGCACCCACCCTCATCGCTGACCTCTTCGTGGCAGACCAGCGGAGTCGGATGCTCAGCGTGTTCTACTTTGCCATCCCTGTGGGCAG TGGTCTGGGTTACATTGCAGGCTCCAAAGTGAAGGATGTGGCCGGGGATTGGCACTGGGCTCTGCGG GTGACACCAGGTCTAGGAGTGTTAGCTGTTGTGCTGCTGTTCCTGGTAGTACGGGAGCCACCAAGGGGAGCTGTGGAGCGCCACTCAGACTCACCACCCCTGAACCCCACCTCGTGGTGGGCAGATCTGAGGGCTCTGGCAAGAAA TCCTAGTTTCATCCTGTCTTCCCTTggtttcactgctgtggcctttgtCACGGGCTCCCTGGCTCTTTGGGCTCCTGCTTTCTTGCTGCGTTCCCGTGTGGTCTTGGGGGAGACCCCCCCCTGCCTTCCTGGAGACTCCTGCTCTTCCTCTGACAG cctcATCTTTGGGCTCATCACCTGCCTCACCGGGGTCCTGGGTGTGGGCCTGGGCGTGGAGATCAGCCGCCGGCTCCGCCGCTCCAACCCACGGGCTGACCCGCTGGTTTGTGCTGCTGGCCTCCTGGGCTCTTCACCCTTCCTCTTCCTGTCCCTCGCCTGCGCCCGTGGTAGCATCGTGGCCACCTAT attttcatttttattggagagACACTGCTGTCCATGAACTGGGCCATTGTGGCTGACATTCTGCTG TACGTGGTGATCCCCACACGACGCTCCACCGCTGAAGCCTTTCAGATTGTGCTGTCCCACCTGCTGGGTGACGCTGGGAGCCCCTACCTGATTGGCTTG ATCTCCGACCGCCTCCGCCAGGGCTGGCCCCCCTCCTTCTTGTCTGAGTTCCGGGCCCTGCAGTTCTCGCTCATGCTGTGTGCCTTCGTGGGGGCGCTGGGCGGCGCGGCCTTCCTGGGCGCTGCCATCTTCATTGAGGGCGACCGCCGGCGGGCCCAGCTGCATGTGCAGG GTCTGTTGCGTGAGGCCGGGCCTGCTGATGACCGCATCGTGGTGCCCCAGAGAGGCCGCTCCACCCGGGTCCCCGTGTCCAGCGTGCTCATCTGA
- the SPNS1 gene encoding protein spinster homolog 1 isoform X1, whose translation MIEPGFHPPCSVLRGKLLSVSERTSLAWVPSILLSPASSPRSQADDTDDGPAPGTPGLPGSMGNPKSEDPEVPDREGLQRITGLSSGRSALIVAVLCYINLLNYMDRFTVAGVLPDIEQFFDIGDSSSGLIQTVFISSYMVLAPVFGYLGDRYNRKYLMCGGIAFWSLVTLGSSFIPRERFWLLLLTRGLVGVGEASYSTIAPTLIADLFVADQRSRMLSVFYFAIPVGSGLGYIAGSKVKDVAGDWHWALRVTPGLGVLAVVLLFLVVREPPRGAVERHSDSPPLNPTSWWADLRALARNPSFILSSLGFTAVAFVTGSLALWAPAFLLRSRVVLGETPPCLPGDSCSSSDSLIFGLITCLTGVLGVGLGVEISRRLRRSNPRADPLVCAAGLLGSSPFLFLSLACARGSIVATYIFIFIGETLLSMNWAIVADILLYVVIPTRRSTAEAFQIVLSHLLGDAGSPYLIGLISDRLRQGWPPSFLSEFRALQFSLMLCAFVGALGGAAFLGAAIFIEGDRRRAQLHVQGLLREAGPADDRIVVPQRGRSTRVPVSSVLI comes from the exons ATGATAGAGCCCGGGTTCCATCCCCCGTGCTCTGTGCTTCGGGGCAAGCTCCTCTCGGTGTCCGAGCGCACCTCCCTCGCCTGGGTTCCCTCCATTCTCCTttctccagcctcctcccctcGCAG CCAGGCGGATGACACGGACGACGGGCCTGCGCCCGGCACCCCGGGGTTGCCTGGGTCCATGGGGAACCCGAAGTCCGAGGATCCCGAAGTCCCAGACCGGGAGGGACTGCAGCGCATCACGGGCTTGTCTTCGGGCCGTTCGGCTCTCATAGTGGCCGTGCTGTGCTACATCAACCTCCTTAACTACATGGACCGCTTCACCGTGGCTG GCGTCCTTCCGGACATTGAGCAGTTTTTCGACATCGGAGACAGTAGCTCCGGCCTTATCCAGACGG TGTTCATCTCCAGTTACATGGTGTTGGCACCTGTGTTTGGCTACCTGGGTGACAGGTACAATCGGAAGTATCTCATGTGCGGGGGCATTGCCTTCTGGTCCCTGGTGACACTGGGGTCGTCCTTCATCCCCAGAGAG CGATTCTGGCTGCTCCTCCTGACCCGGGGCCTGGTGGGGGTAGGGGAGGCCAGTTACTCCACCATCGCACCCACCCTCATCGCTGACCTCTTCGTGGCAGACCAGCGGAGTCGGATGCTCAGCGTGTTCTACTTTGCCATCCCTGTGGGCAG TGGTCTGGGTTACATTGCAGGCTCCAAAGTGAAGGATGTGGCCGGGGATTGGCACTGGGCTCTGCGG GTGACACCAGGTCTAGGAGTGTTAGCTGTTGTGCTGCTGTTCCTGGTAGTACGGGAGCCACCAAGGGGAGCTGTGGAGCGCCACTCAGACTCACCACCCCTGAACCCCACCTCGTGGTGGGCAGATCTGAGGGCTCTGGCAAGAAA TCCTAGTTTCATCCTGTCTTCCCTTggtttcactgctgtggcctttgtCACGGGCTCCCTGGCTCTTTGGGCTCCTGCTTTCTTGCTGCGTTCCCGTGTGGTCTTGGGGGAGACCCCCCCCTGCCTTCCTGGAGACTCCTGCTCTTCCTCTGACAG cctcATCTTTGGGCTCATCACCTGCCTCACCGGGGTCCTGGGTGTGGGCCTGGGCGTGGAGATCAGCCGCCGGCTCCGCCGCTCCAACCCACGGGCTGACCCGCTGGTTTGTGCTGCTGGCCTCCTGGGCTCTTCACCCTTCCTCTTCCTGTCCCTCGCCTGCGCCCGTGGTAGCATCGTGGCCACCTAT attttcatttttattggagagACACTGCTGTCCATGAACTGGGCCATTGTGGCTGACATTCTGCTG TACGTGGTGATCCCCACACGACGCTCCACCGCTGAAGCCTTTCAGATTGTGCTGTCCCACCTGCTGGGTGACGCTGGGAGCCCCTACCTGATTGGCTTG ATCTCCGACCGCCTCCGCCAGGGCTGGCCCCCCTCCTTCTTGTCTGAGTTCCGGGCCCTGCAGTTCTCGCTCATGCTGTGTGCCTTCGTGGGGGCGCTGGGCGGCGCGGCCTTCCTGGGCGCTGCCATCTTCATTGAGGGCGACCGCCGGCGGGCCCAGCTGCATGTGCAGG GTCTGTTGCGTGAGGCCGGGCCTGCTGATGACCGCATCGTGGTGCCCCAGAGAGGCCGCTCCACCCGGGTCCCCGTGTCCAGCGTGCTCATCTGA
- the SPNS1 gene encoding protein spinster homolog 1 isoform X3, whose protein sequence is MSGSDTAPFLSQADDTDDGPAPGTPGLPGSMGNPKSEDPEVPDREGLQRITGLSSGRSALIVAVLCYINLLNYMDRFTVAGVLPDIEQFFDIGDSSSGLIQTVFISSYMVLAPVFGYLGDRYNRKYLMCGGIAFWSLVTLGSSFIPRERFWLLLLTRGLVGVGEASYSTIAPTLIADLFVADQRSRMLSVFYFAIPVGSGLGYIAGSKVKDVAGDWHWALRVTPGLGVLAVVLLFLVVREPPRGAVERHSDSPPLNPTSWWADLRALARNPSFILSSLGFTAVAFVTGSLALWAPAFLLRSRVVLGETPPCLPGDSCSSSDSLIFGLITCLTGVLGVGLGVEISRRLRRSNPRADPLVCAAGLLGSSPFLFLSLACARGSIVATYIFIFIGETLLSMNWAIVADILLYVVIPTRRSTAEAFQIVLSHLLGDAGSPYLIGLISDRLRQGWPPSFLSEFRALQFSLMLCAFVGALGGAAFLGAAIFIEGDRRRAQLHVQGLLREAGPADDRIVVPQRGRSTRVPVSSVLI, encoded by the exons ATGTCCGGGTCCGACACCGCGCCCTTCCTCAGCCAGGCGGATGACACGGACGACGGGCCTGCGCCCGGCACCCCGGGGTTGCCTGGGTCCATGGGGAACCCGAAGTCCGAGGATCCCGAAGTCCCAGACCGGGAGGGACTGCAGCGCATCACGGGCTTGTCTTCGGGCCGTTCGGCTCTCATAGTGGCCGTGCTGTGCTACATCAACCTCCTTAACTACATGGACCGCTTCACCGTGGCTG GCGTCCTTCCGGACATTGAGCAGTTTTTCGACATCGGAGACAGTAGCTCCGGCCTTATCCAGACGG TGTTCATCTCCAGTTACATGGTGTTGGCACCTGTGTTTGGCTACCTGGGTGACAGGTACAATCGGAAGTATCTCATGTGCGGGGGCATTGCCTTCTGGTCCCTGGTGACACTGGGGTCGTCCTTCATCCCCAGAGAG CGATTCTGGCTGCTCCTCCTGACCCGGGGCCTGGTGGGGGTAGGGGAGGCCAGTTACTCCACCATCGCACCCACCCTCATCGCTGACCTCTTCGTGGCAGACCAGCGGAGTCGGATGCTCAGCGTGTTCTACTTTGCCATCCCTGTGGGCAG TGGTCTGGGTTACATTGCAGGCTCCAAAGTGAAGGATGTGGCCGGGGATTGGCACTGGGCTCTGCGG GTGACACCAGGTCTAGGAGTGTTAGCTGTTGTGCTGCTGTTCCTGGTAGTACGGGAGCCACCAAGGGGAGCTGTGGAGCGCCACTCAGACTCACCACCCCTGAACCCCACCTCGTGGTGGGCAGATCTGAGGGCTCTGGCAAGAAA TCCTAGTTTCATCCTGTCTTCCCTTggtttcactgctgtggcctttgtCACGGGCTCCCTGGCTCTTTGGGCTCCTGCTTTCTTGCTGCGTTCCCGTGTGGTCTTGGGGGAGACCCCCCCCTGCCTTCCTGGAGACTCCTGCTCTTCCTCTGACAG cctcATCTTTGGGCTCATCACCTGCCTCACCGGGGTCCTGGGTGTGGGCCTGGGCGTGGAGATCAGCCGCCGGCTCCGCCGCTCCAACCCACGGGCTGACCCGCTGGTTTGTGCTGCTGGCCTCCTGGGCTCTTCACCCTTCCTCTTCCTGTCCCTCGCCTGCGCCCGTGGTAGCATCGTGGCCACCTAT attttcatttttattggagagACACTGCTGTCCATGAACTGGGCCATTGTGGCTGACATTCTGCTG TACGTGGTGATCCCCACACGACGCTCCACCGCTGAAGCCTTTCAGATTGTGCTGTCCCACCTGCTGGGTGACGCTGGGAGCCCCTACCTGATTGGCTTG ATCTCCGACCGCCTCCGCCAGGGCTGGCCCCCCTCCTTCTTGTCTGAGTTCCGGGCCCTGCAGTTCTCGCTCATGCTGTGTGCCTTCGTGGGGGCGCTGGGCGGCGCGGCCTTCCTGGGCGCTGCCATCTTCATTGAGGGCGACCGCCGGCGGGCCCAGCTGCATGTGCAGG GTCTGTTGCGTGAGGCCGGGCCTGCTGATGACCGCATCGTGGTGCCCCAGAGAGGCCGCTCCACCCGGGTCCCCGTGTCCAGCGTGCTCATCTGA
- the SPNS1 gene encoding protein spinster homolog 1 isoform X4, with protein sequence MGNPKSEDPEVPDREGLQRITGLSSGRSALIVAVLCYINLLNYMDRFTVAGVLPDIEQFFDIGDSSSGLIQTVFISSYMVLAPVFGYLGDRYNRKYLMCGGIAFWSLVTLGSSFIPRERFWLLLLTRGLVGVGEASYSTIAPTLIADLFVADQRSRMLSVFYFAIPVGSGLGYIAGSKVKDVAGDWHWALRVTPGLGVLAVVLLFLVVREPPRGAVERHSDSPPLNPTSWWADLRALARNPSFILSSLGFTAVAFVTGSLALWAPAFLLRSRVVLGETPPCLPGDSCSSSDSLIFGLITCLTGVLGVGLGVEISRRLRRSNPRADPLVCAAGLLGSSPFLFLSLACARGSIVATYIFIFIGETLLSMNWAIVADILLYVVIPTRRSTAEAFQIVLSHLLGDAGSPYLIGLISDRLRQGWPPSFLSEFRALQFSLMLCAFVGALGGAAFLGAAIFIEGDRRRAQLHVQGLLREAGPADDRIVVPQRGRSTRVPVSSVLI encoded by the exons ATGGGGAACCCGAAGTCCGAGGATCCCGAAGTCCCAGACCGGGAGGGACTGCAGCGCATCACGGGCTTGTCTTCGGGCCGTTCGGCTCTCATAGTGGCCGTGCTGTGCTACATCAACCTCCTTAACTACATGGACCGCTTCACCGTGGCTG GCGTCCTTCCGGACATTGAGCAGTTTTTCGACATCGGAGACAGTAGCTCCGGCCTTATCCAGACGG TGTTCATCTCCAGTTACATGGTGTTGGCACCTGTGTTTGGCTACCTGGGTGACAGGTACAATCGGAAGTATCTCATGTGCGGGGGCATTGCCTTCTGGTCCCTGGTGACACTGGGGTCGTCCTTCATCCCCAGAGAG CGATTCTGGCTGCTCCTCCTGACCCGGGGCCTGGTGGGGGTAGGGGAGGCCAGTTACTCCACCATCGCACCCACCCTCATCGCTGACCTCTTCGTGGCAGACCAGCGGAGTCGGATGCTCAGCGTGTTCTACTTTGCCATCCCTGTGGGCAG TGGTCTGGGTTACATTGCAGGCTCCAAAGTGAAGGATGTGGCCGGGGATTGGCACTGGGCTCTGCGG GTGACACCAGGTCTAGGAGTGTTAGCTGTTGTGCTGCTGTTCCTGGTAGTACGGGAGCCACCAAGGGGAGCTGTGGAGCGCCACTCAGACTCACCACCCCTGAACCCCACCTCGTGGTGGGCAGATCTGAGGGCTCTGGCAAGAAA TCCTAGTTTCATCCTGTCTTCCCTTggtttcactgctgtggcctttgtCACGGGCTCCCTGGCTCTTTGGGCTCCTGCTTTCTTGCTGCGTTCCCGTGTGGTCTTGGGGGAGACCCCCCCCTGCCTTCCTGGAGACTCCTGCTCTTCCTCTGACAG cctcATCTTTGGGCTCATCACCTGCCTCACCGGGGTCCTGGGTGTGGGCCTGGGCGTGGAGATCAGCCGCCGGCTCCGCCGCTCCAACCCACGGGCTGACCCGCTGGTTTGTGCTGCTGGCCTCCTGGGCTCTTCACCCTTCCTCTTCCTGTCCCTCGCCTGCGCCCGTGGTAGCATCGTGGCCACCTAT attttcatttttattggagagACACTGCTGTCCATGAACTGGGCCATTGTGGCTGACATTCTGCTG TACGTGGTGATCCCCACACGACGCTCCACCGCTGAAGCCTTTCAGATTGTGCTGTCCCACCTGCTGGGTGACGCTGGGAGCCCCTACCTGATTGGCTTG ATCTCCGACCGCCTCCGCCAGGGCTGGCCCCCCTCCTTCTTGTCTGAGTTCCGGGCCCTGCAGTTCTCGCTCATGCTGTGTGCCTTCGTGGGGGCGCTGGGCGGCGCGGCCTTCCTGGGCGCTGCCATCTTCATTGAGGGCGACCGCCGGCGGGCCCAGCTGCATGTGCAGG GTCTGTTGCGTGAGGCCGGGCCTGCTGATGACCGCATCGTGGTGCCCCAGAGAGGCCGCTCCACCCGGGTCCCCGTGTCCAGCGTGCTCATCTGA